GTCGGAACGTCCCCGAGCTTCGATCTGCTCCCTCTCCCATCTATGGGAGAGGGCTGGGGAGAGGGCGCTTTGAGTCAAGCAGCCCTCTCCCCCAACCCCTCTCCCGCAAGCGGGAGAGGGGAGTTCGTTCAGTGGCTCGCCGCCGTGGCGCCCATCTCGTTGACCTGGCGGAAGGTCGAGAAGCGCTCGAGGGCGAAGGGTTGGATCAGCGCCGGGGTCTTGCCGCTGGCGACCAACTCGGCCATGGTCCAGCCGCAGATCGGCGTGGCCTTGAAGCCCCAGGTGCCCCAGCCGGCGTCGAGGTAATAGTTGTCCAGCGGCGAGCGGCCCATGATCGGGCTGTAGTCCGGGGTCATGTCGGTGCTGCCGGCCCACTGGCGCATCAGCTTGGCGCCGGCCATGAAGGGGAACATCTCGATGGCGTGGGCCAGCAGGCTTTCCTTGAGGTCGAGTGTGGAGCGGGTGTTGTACAGCGGGTAAGGGTCGGAGCCGCCGCCGAAGACGATCTCGCCACGGCTGGTCTGCTGCACGTAGCAGTGCAGCGCCGAGGAGCTCACCAGCGGGTCGAGGAAGGGCTTGAACGGCTGGGTGACCATGGCCTGCAGCGGGTAGGTGTGGATCGGCGCCTTGATGTTCAGCTTGTTCATCAGCAGCGAGCTGGCGCCGGCTACCGCCTGCACCACGCAGCCGCAGCGCACGTCGCCACGGTTGGTGCGCACGGTGGTGACGCGACCGTTCTCGACGACGAAGTCCTGCACCTCGGTGAGCTGGTGAATCTCCACGCCACGCTTGGCCGCCTGCTTGGCGTAGCCCCAGGCCACGGCGTCATGGCGGGCGGTGGCACCGTCGATGTGCCAGAGCCCGGCAAGCACCGGCAGATGGCCGGGGTCGAGGTTCAGGCAGGGCACCAGTTCGCGGATCTGCTGGCGGTCGATCATCTCGGTGCGGCCACCGAAATGCTTGTTCACCTCGGCGCGCTGGCGGAAGGCGCGCACCGTGGCGTCGGTGTGCGCCAGGGTGAGCTGGCCACGCTCGGAATACATGATGTTGAAGTCGAACTCGTTGGAGAGATCCTTGAACATCCGCACCGACTCGGCATAGAAGCGCACGCCTTCGCTGGTGAGGTAGTTGGAGCGAATCACCGCCGTGTTGCGCGCGGTGTTGCCACCGCCGAGGTAGGACTTCTCCAGCACCGCGATGTTGGTCACGCCGTGGTACTTGGCCAGGTAATAGGCGGTGGCCAGGCCATGGCCGCCTCCACCGATGATGACCACGTCGTACGCCGGTTTGAGATCCTTCGGCGCAGGCAGGTCGACCTCCACCGGGTAGTCCGAGGACAGGCCGTACTTGATCAGGGCAAGGGGCATTGCGGTTACTCCTGGGCCGACAGGCCGTGTTGCTGGCGGGCGGCGAGCAAGGTGTTGTGCATCAGCATGGCGATGGTCATCGGGCCGACGCCGCCGGGCACCGGGGTGATGGCCGAGGCCACCGGCAGCACGGCGTCGAAGTCGACATCGCCGACCAGGCGCGAGCGGCCGTCCTCGTCGATGCGGTTGATGCCGACGTCGATCACCACCGCGCCGGGTTTGATCCAGTCGGCGCCGATCATCCGTGGCCGGCCGACGGCGGCGACCACGATGTCGGCCTGGCCGCAGAGCTTCTCCGGCTTGACGCTGCGCGAATGCAGCACGGTGACGCTGCAGTTGGCGGCCAGCAGCAGCGCCGCCATCGGCTTGCCGACGATGTTCGAGCGGCCGACCACCACGGCGTGTTTGCCGGACAGGTCGCCGAGGGTGTCGCGCAGCAGGCGCATGCAGCCGGCCGGGGTGCAGGGCGTGAGCACCGGGCGGCCCTGGCTGAGGCCGCCGACGTTCTCGCTGTGGAAGCCGTCGACGTCCTTGGCCGGGTCGATGGCCTGCAGCACGCGGGTCTCGTCGATATGCGCCGGCAGCGGCAACTGCACCAGAATGCCGTTGACCGTGGCGTCGGCATTGAGCGCGGCGACTACTTCCAGCACGGCTTCGGCGCTGGCGTCGGCACTCAGGCGGTATTCCAGCGAGCGGATGCCCACCTCGTTCGCGCGCAGCACCTTGTTGCGCACGTAGACCTGGCTGGCCGGGTCATCGCCGACCAGCACCACGGCCAGCGCCGGCTCGATGCCTTGGGCCTTGAGCACGGCCACGTCAGCGGCGATCTCGGCGAGCACGCGCGCGGCGGCGGCCTTGCCGTCGATCAGTTGCGCGCTCATCGGAAGATCACCGTCTTGTCGTGGTTGAGGAACACGCGGTGTTCGAGGTGGTACTTGACCGCCTTGGACAGGGCCACCGTCTCGGTGTCGCGACCCACCGCCACCAGGGCGTCGGGGGTGTAGTTGTGATCCACGCGCTGTACTTCCTGTTCGATGATCGGGCCTTCGTCGAGATCCGAGGTGACGTAGTGGGCGGTGGCGCCGATCAGCTTCACGCCACGCTCATAGGCCTGGTGATAGGGCTTGGCGCCCTTGAAGCCGGGCAGGAACGAGTGGTGGATGTTGATGGCACGGCCGGATAGCTGCTTGCACAGGTCGTCGGAGAGGATCTGCATGTAGCGCGCCAGCACCACCAACTCGGTCTTGGTCTCGTCGACGATCTTCAGCAGCTCGGCTTCCTGCTGGGCCTTGGTGTCTTTGGTCACCGGCAGGTAGATGAAGCGGATGCCCTCGCGCTCGGCCATCGGCCGCAGGTCAAGGTGGTTGGAGACGATGGCGGTGATCTTCATCTGCAGCTCGCCCTTCTGGTGGCGATAGAGCAGGTCAGCCAGGCAATGGTCGTACTTGCTCACCATCAGCAGCACGCGCATCGGCTCGGTGGCGTCGTACAGCTCCCAGCTCATCGCGAAGCGCTCGGCGACCTCGGCGAAGCCGTCCTCGATCTGCTGGATATCGCCGGCGAAACCTTCGTTGAAACGGAATACCGCGCGCATGAAGAAGGCACCACTGACCTCGTCGTCGAACTGCGCCATTTCGCTGATGTAGCAACCAT
The genomic region above belongs to Pseudomonas sp. GOM7 and contains:
- a CDS encoding FAD-dependent oxidoreductase translates to MPLALIKYGLSSDYPVEVDLPAPKDLKPAYDVVIIGGGGHGLATAYYLAKYHGVTNIAVLEKSYLGGGNTARNTAVIRSNYLTSEGVRFYAESVRMFKDLSNEFDFNIMYSERGQLTLAHTDATVRAFRQRAEVNKHFGGRTEMIDRQQIRELVPCLNLDPGHLPVLAGLWHIDGATARHDAVAWGYAKQAAKRGVEIHQLTEVQDFVVENGRVTTVRTNRGDVRCGCVVQAVAGASSLLMNKLNIKAPIHTYPLQAMVTQPFKPFLDPLVSSSALHCYVQQTSRGEIVFGGGSDPYPLYNTRSTLDLKESLLAHAIEMFPFMAGAKLMRQWAGSTDMTPDYSPIMGRSPLDNYYLDAGWGTWGFKATPICGWTMAELVASGKTPALIQPFALERFSTFRQVNEMGATAASH
- the folD gene encoding bifunctional methylenetetrahydrofolate dehydrogenase/methenyltetrahydrofolate cyclohydrolase FolD — translated: MSAQLIDGKAAAARVLAEIAADVAVLKAQGIEPALAVVLVGDDPASQVYVRNKVLRANEVGIRSLEYRLSADASAEAVLEVVAALNADATVNGILVQLPLPAHIDETRVLQAIDPAKDVDGFHSENVGGLSQGRPVLTPCTPAGCMRLLRDTLGDLSGKHAVVVGRSNIVGKPMAALLLAANCSVTVLHSRSVKPEKLCGQADIVVAAVGRPRMIGADWIKPGAVVIDVGINRIDEDGRSRLVGDVDFDAVLPVASAITPVPGGVGPMTIAMLMHNTLLAARQQHGLSAQE
- the purU gene encoding formyltetrahydrofolate deformylase, producing the protein MQHAKHPYVIKISCPATSGIVAAVTSFLADHGCYISEMAQFDDEVSGAFFMRAVFRFNEGFAGDIQQIEDGFAEVAERFAMSWELYDATEPMRVLLMVSKYDHCLADLLYRHQKGELQMKITAIVSNHLDLRPMAEREGIRFIYLPVTKDTKAQQEAELLKIVDETKTELVVLARYMQILSDDLCKQLSGRAINIHHSFLPGFKGAKPYHQAYERGVKLIGATAHYVTSDLDEGPIIEQEVQRVDHNYTPDALVAVGRDTETVALSKAVKYHLEHRVFLNHDKTVIFR